In one Lolium rigidum isolate FL_2022 chromosome 3, APGP_CSIRO_Lrig_0.1, whole genome shotgun sequence genomic region, the following are encoded:
- the LOC124703296 gene encoding non-specific lipid-transfer protein 2B-like produces the protein MARAAAAQIVVVAIVAAMLLSAPYAANAAISCGQVSSALSPCMAYAKGGASPSAGCCSGVKSLANSAKSTADKRAACNCLKKLVSGISGIKAGNAASIPSKCGVSIPYAISTSVNCNSIN, from the coding sequence ATGGCCCGTGCTGCAGCAGCCCAGATCGTGGTGGTCGCCATTGTGGCGGCGATGCTCCTCTCGGCGCCTTacgccgccaacgccgccatCTCCTGTGGTCAGGTGAGCTCTGCCTTGAGCCCCTGCATGGCCTACGCTAAAGGCGGCGCCTCCCCGTCCGCGGGCTGCTGCAGCGGCGTCAAGAGCCTCGCCAACTCCGCTAAGAGCACCGCCGACAAGCGTGCCGCCTGCAACTGCCTCAAGAAATTGGTCAGCGGCATTAGCGGGATCAAGGCCGGTAACGCCGCCAGCATCCCGTCCAAGTGCGGCGTCAGCATCCCCTACGCCATCAGCACCTCCGTCAACTGTAACAGCATCAACTGA